In Thauera sp. JM12B12, one DNA window encodes the following:
- a CDS encoding ankyrin repeat domain-containing protein — protein MSKDPRDTPAAGLLPRKLLAATVLAASTLFSCATIAGSYDDALSAATLGDSRQLAGLLDRGIDPNTVDAQGNSLLILAAREGQLDTVETLLKYRPRIDYRNQAGDSALMLAALRGHDDVARALLKGGAAVNHEGWAPLHYAAFEGREGILDALVAAGADVNAPAPNKATALMLAARNGHAGVVRRLLALPQTDLNALNDVGLSADAWALQNKNTDIAELIAAERKRRGLRPPAMRVTIE, from the coding sequence ATGTCCAAAGACCCTCGTGACACGCCCGCTGCGGGACTCCTTCCGCGCAAGCTGCTCGCTGCGACCGTGCTTGCGGCGAGCACGCTGTTCTCGTGCGCAACCATCGCCGGCAGCTACGACGATGCGCTGAGCGCCGCGACCCTGGGCGACAGCCGCCAGCTCGCCGGCCTGCTCGACCGCGGCATCGACCCCAACACCGTGGACGCCCAAGGCAACTCGCTGCTGATCCTGGCCGCGCGCGAGGGCCAGCTCGATACCGTGGAGACCCTGCTCAAGTACCGGCCGCGGATCGACTACCGCAACCAGGCGGGTGATTCCGCGCTGATGCTTGCGGCGCTGCGCGGCCACGACGACGTCGCCCGTGCGCTGCTCAAGGGTGGCGCGGCGGTCAATCACGAGGGCTGGGCGCCGCTGCACTACGCCGCGTTCGAGGGCCGCGAGGGCATCCTGGACGCGCTTGTTGCGGCGGGTGCCGATGTCAATGCGCCCGCGCCGAACAAAGCGACGGCGCTGATGCTGGCCGCGCGCAACGGCCACGCCGGCGTGGTCCGGCGCCTGCTTGCCTTGCCGCAGACCGACCTCAATGCGCTCAATGACGTCGGGCTGTCCGCCGATGCCTGGGCGCTGCAGAACAAGAACACCGACATCGCCGAGCTCATCGCCGCCGAGCGCAAGCGCCGCGGCCTGCGCCCGCCGGCGATGCGGGTCACGATCGAGTGA
- a CDS encoding TatD family hydrolase, with the protein MFVDSHCHLDFPDLANRVDEVLATMAANDVGTALCISVKLEDFPRVLGLAERHAHLWATVGVHPDNDGVDEPDVARLVALADHPKVVAIGETGLDYYWQKDAPEWQRERFRVHIRAARATGKPLVIHTRSAAEDTLRLMREEGADRAGGVMHCFTETWEVAEAALALGFYISFSGIVTFRNAKDLKEVARRVPLDRLLIETDSPYLAPVPHRGKTNEPGWVVHVAEEIARLRDIPLASVEQATTDNFFRLFRHVQRPS; encoded by the coding sequence ATGTTCGTAGACTCACACTGCCACCTCGATTTTCCCGACCTCGCCAACCGCGTCGATGAGGTGCTGGCCACGATGGCCGCCAACGATGTCGGTACGGCGCTGTGCATCAGCGTGAAGCTGGAGGATTTCCCACGCGTGCTCGGCTTGGCCGAACGTCACGCCCACCTGTGGGCGACGGTCGGCGTGCATCCCGACAATGACGGCGTGGACGAGCCCGACGTCGCCCGCCTCGTCGCGCTCGCCGATCATCCCAAGGTGGTCGCCATCGGCGAGACCGGGCTGGACTACTACTGGCAGAAGGATGCCCCGGAGTGGCAGCGCGAGCGCTTCCGCGTGCACATCCGCGCCGCGCGCGCCACCGGCAAGCCGCTGGTCATCCACACCCGCAGCGCCGCCGAGGACACCTTGCGTCTGATGCGCGAGGAGGGGGCCGACCGGGCCGGCGGCGTCATGCACTGCTTCACCGAGACCTGGGAGGTCGCCGAGGCCGCGCTCGCGCTCGGCTTCTACATATCCTTCTCCGGCATCGTCACCTTCCGCAACGCCAAGGACCTCAAGGAGGTCGCCCGGCGCGTGCCGCTCGATCGACTGCTGATCGAGACCGATTCACCCTACCTGGCTCCGGTGCCGCACCGCGGCAAGACCAATGAGCCGGGCTGGGTCGTGCATGTGGCCGAGGAGATCGCCCGCCTGCGCGACATCCCGCTGGCAAGCGTCGAGCAAGCCACCACCGACAACTTCTTCCGCCTCTTCCGCCATGTCCAAAGACCCTCGTGA
- a CDS encoding PilZ domain-containing protein, which yields MTEAARPAVSRPSVLSLNINSKSALYAAYMPFLSNGGIFVPTPKTYKLGDEVFMLLQLMDDPTRHPVAGSVVWITPHGSQGGKTQGIGVHFSADESSKVLRSRIEQVLAGHLGSNRPTHTL from the coding sequence ATGACCGAAGCTGCCCGCCCCGCCGTCAGTCGACCGAGCGTGCTGTCGCTGAACATCAACTCGAAGTCGGCGCTGTATGCGGCCTACATGCCCTTCCTCAGCAACGGCGGCATCTTCGTACCCACGCCGAAGACCTACAAGCTCGGCGACGAGGTGTTCATGCTGCTGCAGTTGATGGACGATCCCACCCGCCACCCGGTCGCGGGCTCGGTGGTGTGGATCACGCCGCACGGCTCCCAGGGCGGCAAGACGCAGGGTATCGGCGTGCATTTCTCGGCCGACGAGTCGAGCAAGGTGCTGCGCAGCCGCATCGAGCAGGTGCTGGCCGGACATCTCGGCTCGAACCGGCCCACGCACACGCTCTGA
- the holB gene encoding DNA polymerase III subunit delta' — MIHAWLQPTWTRLVELGERLPHALLFVGPAGLGKRALAEALAARLLCDAPRSDGHACDRCEPCQWRITGNHPDLMRVVPAAELAAERAEGEADAPVREATGKAASEQIVIEQIRDLQASLSVTGHHGSRRVVVLDPAEAMNLYTANALLKLLEEPPAGCVFLLVSSAPRRLLATIRSRCQQWHFTRPAEDELAHWRARADAQTQALLALGGGMPLAAERLAAAGGGELLARFVRDLSGLQVADVLRLAGQWETWLKSKEAGAAGFGLPELSDWMQRWVSDLAALRLGGRVRFFPAQEGVLSALASRMSVAAASGCYNELVQIHKVSRHPLSLRLVLEDMLMRYARAIAGARG; from the coding sequence ATGATCCACGCCTGGCTGCAGCCGACCTGGACGCGCCTCGTCGAACTCGGCGAGCGGCTGCCGCATGCGCTGCTCTTCGTCGGCCCGGCAGGCCTCGGCAAGCGTGCGCTCGCCGAGGCGCTCGCCGCCCGTCTGCTTTGCGACGCCCCGCGGTCCGACGGACATGCCTGCGACCGCTGCGAACCCTGCCAGTGGCGAATCACCGGCAACCATCCCGACCTCATGCGGGTGGTGCCGGCGGCCGAGCTGGCCGCCGAGCGCGCCGAGGGCGAAGCCGACGCACCCGTGCGCGAGGCCACCGGCAAGGCCGCCTCGGAGCAGATCGTCATCGAGCAGATCCGCGACCTGCAGGCGTCGCTCAGCGTCACCGGGCATCACGGTTCGCGTCGTGTGGTGGTGCTCGATCCCGCCGAAGCGATGAACCTGTACACCGCCAATGCCTTGCTGAAGCTGCTCGAGGAGCCGCCGGCGGGGTGCGTGTTCCTGCTCGTCTCTTCCGCTCCGCGTCGCTTGCTGGCGACCATTCGCAGCCGCTGCCAGCAGTGGCACTTCACCCGGCCGGCTGAAGACGAACTGGCGCACTGGCGCGCTCGGGCCGACGCGCAGACGCAGGCATTGCTGGCGCTCGGCGGTGGCATGCCGCTCGCGGCCGAGCGCCTCGCGGCAGCGGGGGGCGGCGAACTGCTGGCGCGCTTCGTGCGCGACCTCTCGGGGCTTCAGGTGGCCGACGTGCTTCGCCTGGCTGGCCAGTGGGAGACCTGGTTGAAGTCGAAGGAGGCCGGCGCAGCCGGTTTCGGCCTCCCCGAACTCAGCGACTGGATGCAGCGCTGGGTGAGCGATCTCGCCGCGCTGCGCCTGGGCGGCCGGGTACGCTTCTTTCCGGCGCAGGAAGGCGTGCTGTCGGCGCTCGCCAGCCGCATGAGCGTGGCGGCCGCGAGCGGCTGCTACAATGAGCTCGTCCAGATACACAAGGTGTCGCGCCACCCCTTGAGCCTGCGCCTGGTTCTGGAAGATATGCTGATGCGCTACGCGCGCGCCATCGCCGGAGCCAGAGGATGA
- the tmk gene encoding dTMP kinase, which translates to MTSSSAPEAPVTAAALARAPQPRGRFITFEGIDGAGKSSQIAAVVALLRASGVAVDQTREPGGTALGERLRELLLHAPMHLETEAMLMFAARREHLAARIEPALASGRWVVCDRFSDATFAYQVGGRGLDRAKFDALERWVHPGLQPDLTLVFDLDPAVAAARVASTGVDPDRFEREQRDFFVRVREAYLERARLAPQRICVIDADRAPERISVDIERIVRERFFS; encoded by the coding sequence ATGACATCCTCAAGCGCCCCGGAAGCACCCGTCACAGCTGCAGCGTTGGCACGCGCGCCGCAGCCACGGGGGCGGTTCATCACCTTCGAGGGCATCGACGGCGCGGGCAAGAGCAGCCAGATCGCCGCCGTGGTGGCGCTGCTGCGGGCGAGCGGGGTGGCCGTCGATCAGACCCGCGAACCCGGCGGCACGGCGCTCGGCGAGCGCCTGCGCGAGCTCCTGCTCCACGCGCCGATGCATCTCGAGACCGAGGCCATGCTGATGTTCGCCGCGCGCCGCGAGCACCTCGCCGCGCGCATCGAGCCGGCGCTCGCGTCCGGGCGCTGGGTGGTGTGCGACCGCTTCTCCGACGCCACCTTCGCCTATCAGGTGGGTGGCCGCGGCCTGGACCGCGCCAAGTTCGACGCGCTCGAGCGCTGGGTACATCCCGGCCTGCAGCCCGACCTCACCCTGGTGTTCGATCTCGATCCGGCGGTCGCCGCCGCGCGCGTGGCCTCCACCGGGGTCGATCCCGACCGCTTCGAGCGCGAGCAGCGCGATTTCTTCGTGCGCGTGCGCGAGGCCTACCTCGAGCGCGCCCGCCTTGCGCCGCAGCGCATCTGCGTCATCGACGCCGACCGCGCGCCAGAGCGCATCAGCGTCGACATCGAGCGCATCGTGCGCGAACGTTTCTTCTCATGA
- the mltG gene encoding endolytic transglycosylase MltG produces MKRLFLRLLIVLFAAAALVAGAGWWYAHRPLALAADAVDFTVPRGVAMRQAASLIERAGVDVDARLLSLLARIGGRAHRIKAGSYEVHAGITPWQLILKLSDGDVTQGELLLVEGWTFRQVRQALESHPDLEADIAGLSDTEILSRIGAREKHPEGLFFPDTYLFDKRSGALAVLKRAHGAMQARLERAWAARDPASPLASPYEALILASIIEKETGRPEDRGLVASVFSNRLRIGMRLQTDPAVIYGLGPEFDGRLRRVHLETDHPWNTYIRAGLPPTPIAMPGEAALRAAVQPDKSDFLYFVSRGDGSSEFSRSLAEHNRAVNKFIRNGGGG; encoded by the coding sequence ATGAAGCGTCTCTTCCTCCGCCTCCTGATCGTGCTGTTCGCCGCCGCCGCGCTCGTGGCAGGCGCGGGCTGGTGGTACGCCCATCGTCCGCTTGCGCTCGCAGCCGATGCGGTCGATTTCACCGTTCCGCGCGGCGTCGCCATGCGTCAGGCAGCGAGCCTGATCGAGCGCGCCGGAGTCGACGTCGATGCACGCCTGCTCAGCCTCCTTGCCCGCATCGGCGGGCGTGCCCACCGCATCAAGGCCGGAAGCTACGAGGTGCACGCAGGCATCACGCCCTGGCAGCTGATCCTCAAGCTTTCCGATGGCGACGTCACGCAGGGCGAGCTCCTCCTCGTCGAGGGCTGGACCTTCCGCCAGGTGCGCCAGGCGCTGGAGTCGCATCCAGACCTCGAGGCGGACATCGCAGGCCTCTCCGACACGGAGATCCTCAGCCGCATCGGCGCGCGCGAGAAGCACCCGGAAGGGTTGTTCTTCCCGGACACTTATCTCTTCGACAAGCGCTCGGGCGCGCTCGCGGTGCTCAAGCGCGCCCATGGCGCAATGCAGGCGCGGCTCGAACGCGCGTGGGCCGCGCGCGATCCGGCCAGCCCGCTTGCGTCGCCCTACGAGGCGCTGATCCTGGCCTCGATCATCGAGAAGGAAACGGGCCGCCCCGAGGATCGCGGCCTGGTCGCATCGGTGTTTTCCAACCGCCTGCGCATCGGCATGCGATTGCAGACCGACCCCGCGGTCATCTACGGTCTTGGCCCGGAGTTCGACGGCCGCCTGCGGCGTGTCCATCTCGAAACCGATCACCCTTGGAATACCTACATCCGCGCGGGCCTGCCGCCCACGCCGATCGCCATGCCGGGAGAGGCCGCCCTGCGTGCCGCGGTGCAGCCGGACAAGAGCGATTTCCTGTATTTCGTCTCCCGAGGTGACGGCAGCAGCGAGTTCTCCCGCAGCCTCGCCGAGCACAACCGCGCGGTGAACAAGTTCATCCGCAATGGAGGCGGCGGATGA
- a CDS encoding folate-binding protein: protein MTAWTEHLARLGATLDAAALSFAEPAAEARAATEATIAVPLLHLGTIRSVGPDSAAFLHNLVSNDVKKLEADAAAWNSFNSPKGRMIASFLMWSEAEGHALMMSADILPAFLKKFSMYVLRSKVKLSDASAELALIGVTGPAAAAALEAASAVLPSADMKQTVSAGGLRCIRLAENRFVLAVPAASAPAVYDALLSAGAVRAGTAAWQLTMIRAGLPLITAATQEEFVAQMLNYELIGGVSFHKGCYPGQEIVARTQYLGKLKKRTYRVAVPAGVEAKPGMDLYAPDFGEQSAGKLVNVAPAADGGSEALAVIQSSSAEAGELHLAAADGPRLRVLDLPYALA from the coding sequence ATGACAGCCTGGACCGAACACCTTGCCCGCCTGGGCGCCACCCTGGACGCCGCCGCCCTGAGCTTTGCCGAGCCCGCCGCCGAGGCCCGCGCCGCCACCGAAGCGACCATCGCGGTGCCCTTGCTGCACCTGGGTACGATCCGCTCGGTGGGCCCGGACTCCGCTGCCTTCCTGCACAACCTGGTGTCGAACGACGTCAAGAAGCTCGAAGCGGATGCCGCCGCGTGGAACAGCTTCAACTCGCCCAAGGGCCGCATGATCGCGAGCTTCCTGATGTGGTCTGAGGCCGAGGGCCATGCGCTGATGATGTCCGCCGACATCCTGCCTGCCTTCCTGAAGAAGTTCTCGATGTACGTGCTGCGCAGCAAGGTCAAGCTCTCCGACGCCAGCGCGGAACTCGCCCTCATCGGCGTCACGGGTCCTGCCGCTGCCGCTGCCCTCGAGGCCGCCAGCGCGGTGCTCCCGTCCGCCGACATGAAGCAGACCGTGTCGGCAGGCGGACTGCGCTGCATCCGCCTCGCCGAGAACCGCTTCGTGCTGGCCGTGCCCGCCGCCTCGGCACCGGCAGTCTATGACGCGCTGTTGTCCGCCGGTGCGGTACGTGCCGGGACCGCGGCCTGGCAGCTGACGATGATCCGTGCCGGCCTGCCGCTGATCACGGCGGCCACGCAGGAGGAGTTCGTCGCGCAGATGCTCAACTACGAGCTCATCGGCGGCGTCAGCTTCCACAAGGGCTGTTACCCGGGCCAGGAGATCGTTGCCCGCACGCAATACCTCGGCAAGCTCAAGAAGCGCACCTACCGCGTGGCCGTACCGGCGGGCGTGGAGGCGAAACCGGGCATGGATCTCTACGCGCCCGATTTCGGCGAGCAGTCCGCGGGCAAGCTGGTGAACGTCGCGCCTGCCGCCGACGGTGGCAGCGAGGCGCTGGCGGTGATCCAGTCGAGCAGTGCCGAGGCGGGCGAGCTTCATCTCGCCGCAGCGGACGGCCCGCGCCTGCGCGTGCTCGACCTGCCCTACGCCCTCGCCTGA
- a CDS encoding NRDE family protein — MCLVVFAWQVHADYPLVLAANRDEYFKRPAAPAHWWTDAPELLAGRDLEAGGTWMGLSRSGRLAALTNYRDPSRHLPGAPSRGALVRAALEDDRPAHESLRQLGARSQAYAAFNLLVGDGTHLGVLESTTGQVRALAPGVYGLSNHLLDTPWPKLVKARAGLAAHIAHPPGGEETLVDALLGLMRDPVPAPDPHLPDTGVSLEWERWLSPAFIRAPGYGTRCTSVVLRDRGARTRLVEWTWDVDGELLNQVDHRFTARAPG, encoded by the coding sequence ATGTGCCTCGTCGTCTTCGCGTGGCAGGTGCATGCCGACTATCCCCTGGTACTCGCCGCCAACCGCGACGAGTACTTCAAGCGGCCGGCGGCCCCTGCGCACTGGTGGACCGATGCGCCCGAGCTGCTCGCCGGGCGCGACCTCGAGGCCGGCGGCACGTGGATGGGCCTGAGCCGCAGCGGCCGGTTGGCCGCGCTCACCAACTACCGTGACCCCAGCCGCCACCTGCCCGGCGCGCCCTCGCGGGGCGCACTGGTGCGCGCGGCCCTCGAGGACGACCGGCCGGCACACGAGAGCCTGCGCCAGCTCGGTGCGCGCTCGCAGGCCTATGCCGCGTTCAACCTGCTGGTCGGGGACGGCACGCACCTGGGGGTACTGGAAAGCACGACGGGCCAGGTGCGCGCGCTCGCACCCGGCGTCTATGGCCTGTCCAACCACCTGCTCGACACCCCCTGGCCGAAGCTGGTGAAAGCCCGCGCCGGGCTCGCCGCACACATCGCGCATCCGCCGGGTGGCGAGGAGACCCTCGTCGATGCCTTGCTCGGACTCATGCGCGACCCGGTCCCCGCCCCCGACCCGCACCTGCCCGACACCGGCGTGAGCCTGGAGTGGGAGCGCTGGCTCTCACCGGCCTTCATCCGCGCACCGGGCTACGGCACGCGCTGCACGAGCGTGGTGCTGCGCGACCGCGGCGCTCGCACGCGCCTCGTGGAATGGACCTGGGACGTGGACGGCGAACTGCTCAACCAGGTCGATCACCGCTTCACGGCGCGCGCGCCGGGCTGA
- a CDS encoding GNAT family N-acetyltransferase has translation MSANRELRQIRVDVEVADWTRARALVLPVRTAVFVVEQGVPESIERDAMDAVSRHAIARDVSGSVVATGRLLPDGHIGRMAVLAALRGAGVGAAVLQALMAEAVRQGLTEVVLNAQVHALDFYRRLGFVERGEVFLEAGIEHRTMRRSL, from the coding sequence ATGAGCGCGAATCGGGAGTTGCGCCAGATCCGCGTCGACGTGGAGGTCGCCGACTGGACGCGCGCCCGGGCCCTGGTGCTGCCGGTGCGCACCGCGGTCTTCGTGGTCGAGCAGGGCGTGCCGGAATCGATCGAGCGCGACGCGATGGATGCGGTCAGTCGTCACGCGATCGCGCGTGACGTAAGCGGGTCCGTGGTGGCGACCGGGCGCCTGCTGCCTGACGGCCACATCGGCCGCATGGCGGTGCTCGCCGCGCTGCGTGGCGCGGGGGTCGGCGCTGCGGTGTTGCAGGCGCTGATGGCCGAGGCGGTGCGCCAGGGGCTGACCGAGGTGGTGCTCAACGCGCAGGTGCATGCACTCGATTTCTATCGCCGCCTCGGCTTCGTCGAGCGTGGCGAGGTCTTCCTGGAGGCCGGCATCGAGCATCGGACGATGCGCCGCAGCCTGTGA
- a CDS encoding L,D-transpeptidase — protein sequence MRVEVDIGRQTLAVFGDDGACIRRYAVSTAANGAGEEIGSYRTPRGRHRIRARIGAGAPSGAVFRARRATGEVWTTAFAAAHPGRDWVLTRILWLCGEEPGRNRGGRVDSMRRYIYIHGTGDDQPMGTPRSHGCVRMRNRDIIELFELVPVGTQVEIVE from the coding sequence ATGCGCGTCGAGGTGGATATCGGCCGGCAGACCCTGGCAGTCTTCGGTGACGATGGCGCCTGCATCCGGCGCTACGCAGTGTCGACCGCCGCCAACGGCGCTGGCGAGGAGATTGGCAGCTACCGCACGCCGCGCGGGCGCCACCGCATCCGTGCCAGGATCGGCGCCGGCGCGCCCAGCGGTGCGGTGTTCCGCGCCCGGCGTGCGACCGGCGAGGTGTGGACGACGGCCTTCGCGGCCGCGCATCCCGGCCGCGACTGGGTGCTGACGCGCATCCTGTGGCTGTGCGGCGAAGAGCCGGGCCGCAATCGCGGCGGGCGGGTGGATTCGATGCGGCGCTACATCTACATCCACGGCACCGGCGACGATCAGCCGATGGGGACGCCGCGCTCGCACGGCTGCGTGCGCATGCGCAACCGCGACATCATCGAGCTGTTCGAGCTTGTGCCGGTAGGGACGCAGGTGGAGATCGTGGAATGA
- the tadA gene encoding tRNA adenosine(34) deaminase TadA, whose product MNDEDFMRAALEQARAAGACDEVPVGAVVVLEGAIVGRGFNQPIGRHDPTAHAEVMALRDAAARLGNYRLPGCELYVTLEPCAMCSGAIMHARIARVVFGARDPKTGVAGSVLDLFAEPRLNHHATVEGGLLADECGSMLSRFFAARRGRTMVG is encoded by the coding sequence ATGAACGACGAAGATTTCATGCGCGCGGCGCTCGAACAGGCACGCGCGGCCGGTGCCTGCGACGAGGTGCCGGTGGGGGCGGTGGTGGTGCTCGAGGGCGCGATCGTGGGCCGCGGCTTCAACCAGCCGATCGGCCGCCACGACCCCACCGCACACGCCGAGGTCATGGCCTTGCGCGACGCCGCCGCGCGCCTTGGCAACTACCGCCTGCCCGGCTGCGAGCTCTACGTGACCCTGGAGCCGTGTGCGATGTGTTCGGGTGCGATCATGCACGCGCGCATCGCGCGCGTCGTCTTCGGCGCGCGCGACCCCAAGACCGGTGTCGCGGGCAGCGTGCTCGATCTGTTCGCAGAACCGCGCCTCAACCACCACGCGACCGTCGAGGGGGGGCTGCTCGCCGACGAGTGCGGAAGCATGTTGTCGCGCTTCTTTGCGGCCCGGCGCGGTCGGACGATGGTGGGTTGA
- the xpt gene encoding xanthine phosphoribosyltransferase: MNVDPSLIRPYAPLVRRIEAEATVIGDQILKIDHFLNHRIEPSFITEMGQELARRLAAFDPTVVLTAEASGIAPGLVVAQALDVPLVYAKKYAPQVESPAIARVIPSPTKGGETKLVLSQRYIVPTDRVVIVDDFLSNGRTAVALVEMAREAGATVLCASFIVEKRFKKGHAAIEALGVPVSTLAQVEALENGRVQLTQP; this comes from the coding sequence ATGAACGTCGATCCCTCCCTGATCCGCCCCTACGCCCCGCTGGTGCGACGCATCGAAGCCGAAGCCACGGTCATCGGCGACCAGATCCTGAAGATCGATCATTTCCTGAACCACCGCATCGAACCCAGCTTCATCACCGAGATGGGCCAGGAGCTCGCCCGCCGCCTGGCGGCGTTCGATCCCACCGTCGTGCTCACCGCCGAGGCGAGCGGCATCGCCCCCGGTCTCGTCGTCGCCCAGGCGCTCGACGTGCCGCTGGTATACGCCAAGAAATACGCCCCGCAGGTGGAGTCTCCCGCGATCGCGAGGGTGATTCCGTCGCCGACCAAGGGGGGTGAGACCAAGCTCGTGCTGTCGCAGCGCTACATCGTGCCGACCGACCGCGTCGTCATCGTGGACGATTTCCTTTCCAACGGCCGTACCGCGGTCGCACTCGTGGAAATGGCACGCGAGGCGGGGGCGACCGTGTTGTGCGCCAGCTTCATCGTGGAAAAGCGCTTCAAGAAGGGCCATGCCGCCATCGAGGCCTTGGGCGTGCCCGTCTCCACACTGGCCCAGGTCGAGGCACTCGAGAACGGCCGCGTGCAGCTCACCCAGCCCTGA
- a CDS encoding HDOD domain-containing protein: MEAFQAQTEAFAEQVEQELRDGTLSFPTVFDLSLRIKRLADDPDSSLADIANVVRAEPLLAAKAIRMANTLSMNPYRGEIDSLKDAIGRIGLSTLRCLAFAVAAEQLARDHRSRQMRLIATGLWMHAIDVAAWSFALARALDRPNPDGAMLAGLMLDIGQFYLLARAARYPALEGDLPRFAELVALWDEPVRTAVLETFDLPDSIIEACTADPTARTEWPPESMSDIVFLATLAAEAPNPFDSLLGVERRPGLLEASLGGLEREAFQGLLDAARTTRHELIAAACD, from the coding sequence ATGGAAGCGTTCCAGGCGCAAACCGAGGCCTTTGCCGAGCAGGTCGAACAGGAGCTGCGTGACGGCACGCTGAGCTTCCCGACCGTCTTCGACCTCTCCCTGCGCATCAAGCGGCTGGCGGACGATCCCGACAGCTCGCTCGCCGACATCGCCAATGTCGTGCGCGCCGAACCCCTGCTTGCGGCCAAGGCCATCCGCATGGCCAACACCTTGTCGATGAACCCGTATCGCGGCGAGATCGACAGCCTCAAGGACGCGATCGGCCGCATCGGCCTGTCGACGCTGCGCTGCCTCGCCTTCGCGGTCGCGGCCGAGCAACTCGCGCGCGACCACCGCTCGCGCCAGATGCGACTGATCGCGACCGGACTGTGGATGCACGCGATCGACGTCGCGGCCTGGTCTTTCGCCCTTGCGCGCGCGCTCGACCGCCCCAACCCGGACGGAGCGATGCTCGCCGGCCTCATGCTCGACATCGGCCAGTTCTACCTGCTCGCCCGTGCCGCCCGCTATCCAGCGCTCGAAGGCGACTTGCCGCGCTTTGCCGAGCTGGTTGCGCTCTGGGATGAACCCGTGCGCACCGCGGTGCTCGAGACCTTCGACCTCCCCGACAGCATCATCGAGGCGTGCACCGCCGACCCCACCGCGCGCACCGAATGGCCCCCGGAATCGATGAGTGACATCGTATTCCTCGCCACCCTCGCCGCCGAGGCGCCGAACCCCTTCGATTCGCTGCTCGGGGTCGAGCGTCGGCCCGGCCTGCTCGAGGCCAGCCTGGGCGGACTCGAGCGCGAGGCCTTCCAGGGCCTGCTCGACGCCGCGCGCACCACACGGCACGAACTCATCGCAGCCGCCTGCGACTGA
- a CDS encoding alpha/beta hydrolase: MPLTPQARSLLDMAYRVGAPRFHHLSEAQARHSFHKLQFAFRPEPPAVAATVEVPMGRPDGSALLARLYRPLQSHADEILPLLIYFHGGGWCVGDVPSYDVLCRQLANASGCAVLSVEYRLAPEHPFPAATEDARFAFAWATDHADLLAIDRERIALGGDSAGGNLSIVTALALRGEEAQPRFLMLVYPSTEIVSTRASRDRYADGYFLDRETLHWFFERYLPEGDTEDWRASPMRAASLAGLPPMLVIGAEFDPLVDDCEAFAARVAAEGGEVTYHAFPGVVHGFLTLGKVFPEAQQAVELCARTLRRALLDVED; the protein is encoded by the coding sequence ATGCCCCTGACCCCTCAAGCCCGCTCCCTGCTCGACATGGCGTACCGTGTCGGCGCGCCGCGCTTTCACCACCTGTCCGAAGCGCAGGCCCGGCATTCCTTCCACAAGCTGCAGTTCGCCTTTCGCCCGGAGCCGCCCGCGGTCGCTGCGACCGTCGAGGTGCCGATGGGGCGTCCCGACGGTTCGGCATTGCTCGCCCGTCTTTATCGACCGCTGCAAAGTCATGCCGACGAGATCCTGCCGCTGTTGATCTACTTCCATGGTGGGGGCTGGTGCGTGGGCGACGTGCCGAGCTATGACGTGCTCTGTCGCCAACTCGCCAATGCCTCGGGCTGCGCGGTCCTGTCGGTGGAGTATCGGCTTGCCCCGGAGCACCCGTTTCCCGCGGCGACCGAGGATGCGCGCTTTGCCTTCGCTTGGGCGACCGACCACGCAGACCTGCTCGCCATCGACCGGGAGCGGATCGCGCTCGGCGGGGACAGCGCAGGCGGCAACCTGTCCATCGTCACCGCGCTCGCGCTGCGGGGCGAGGAAGCGCAGCCGCGCTTCCTGATGCTGGTGTATCCGAGCACCGAGATCGTGAGTACGCGCGCATCGCGCGACCGCTACGCCGATGGCTACTTTCTCGATCGCGAGACGCTGCACTGGTTCTTCGAGCGCTATCTCCCGGAGGGCGATACCGAGGACTGGCGGGCCTCACCGATGCGGGCCGCTTCGCTCGCCGGCCTGCCGCCGATGCTCGTGATCGGCGCCGAGTTCGACCCGCTGGTCGATGACTGCGAGGCCTTCGCCGCCCGGGTCGCGGCCGAGGGCGGCGAGGTCACCTACCACGCCTTTCCCGGTGTGGTGCATGGCTTCCTGACGCTCGGCAAGGTCTTCCCGGAGGCGCAGCAGGCGGTCGAGCTGTGCGCGCGGACGCTCCGCCGGGCACTGCTCGACGTGGAGGATTGA